One Cygnus atratus isolate AKBS03 ecotype Queensland, Australia chromosome 21, CAtr_DNAZoo_HiC_assembly, whole genome shotgun sequence genomic region harbors:
- the FBLIM1 gene encoding filamin-binding LIM protein 1 isoform X1 gives MGTRPFIAVTWDGHGAARSFSLSGKARRRRVEAEGQRGCRHTKLQAHRQISLCCLYYFLCLVFEKKKSSTAPAHLPFPRCSPGKRRRGWLHPCSSPWCPRGGRQPPRNGPNRGCHPPSLRAPIAPGHPCHSLWLCPTEVRGVRGVPRARTMPVPRIPRRCFAKGCGCRRGGGGGGECAFGEGCLWGGCSPNPQTNPGLDPAAGEGLCLLSIAGHLSALFVSSCRAGVCFWGWSVSTAAKRRGVIAGGEVWDGSWRRPPNVLCLAFPAESCPRSPPAPVPSSSPVLILSEVPQPLSAEALGPALQQLDLAAPATLQAPSAFPAELRPPKFCQEQADKPPWQDANGHLERDGSRDICAFCHKAVGPREPTVEAMRKQYHADCFTCRTCHQRLAGQRYYQRDGRPTCDACYQATLEKCAKCQGLISEHIVRAMGKGFHPSCFACTACGQAIGTESFAVDERDEVYCVADFYRKYAPVCGACKLPIIPSEDQDTYKIECLGRSFHESCYRCESCGTPLSPEPTEDGCYPLGQHLLCKSCHVRRRNESSC, from the exons ATGGGCACGAGGCCGTTTATTGCCGTGACGTGGGACGGGCACGGGGCCGCTcgttccttctccctttccgGGAAGGCGAGGAGGAGGCGGGTTGAGGCCGAAGGGCAGCGCGGCTGCAGGCACACCAAGCTACAGGCACACCGGCAGATTTCGCTCTgttgtttgtattattttctttgtcttgtttttgaaaaaaaaaaatccagcacagCTCCGGCCCACCTGCCATTTCCACGATGCTCCCCGGGAAAGCGGAGAAGAGGATGGCTTCATCCGTGTTCATCACCCTGGTGCCCCCGCGGAGGGAGGCAGCCACCAAGGAACGGCCCCAACCGGGGGTGTCACCCCCCGTCCCTGAGGGCACCCATCGCCCCCGGGCATCCCTGCCACAGCCTCTGGCTTTGCCCAACGGAGGTGAGGGGTGTCCGTGGGGTCCCACGCGCGAGGACGATGCCGGTGCCGAGGATCCCGCGGCGATGCTTTGCAAAAGGATGCGGGtgcaggcgggggggggggggggggggggaatgtgCTTTTGGGGAGGGGTGTTTGTGGGGGGGTTGTTCCCCAAACCCCCAAACCAACCCCGGATTGGATccggctgctggggaagggctgtGTTTGCTCTCCATCGCTGGGCACTTATCGGCTCTGTTTGTCTCCTCCTGCCGGGCCGGCGTTTGCTTTTGGGGCTGGTCGGTGAGCACTGCGGCAAAGCGTCGGGGTGTTATTGCAGGGGGAGAAGTGTGGGATGGGAGCTGGCGTCGCCCTCCCAACGTGCTGTGCCTggcttttcctgcagaaagctgcccTCGGTCCCCACCAGCGCCCGTGCCTTCGTCCTCACCGGTCCTCATCCTCTCCGAAGTGCCCCAGCCCTTGTCCGCGGAGGCGCTGGGTCCggcgctgcagcagctggaCCTCGCAGCGCCTGCCACCCTGCAG GCTccttctgccttccctgctgaGCTGAGGCCGCCCAAATTTTGCCAGGAGCAAGCAGACAAGCCGCCGTGGCAGGATGCGAACGGGCACCTGGAGAGGGATGGCTCCAGAG ACATCTGCGCCTTCTGCCACAAAGCCGTGGGCCCGCGGGAGCCGACGGTGGAGGCAATGCGGAAGCAGTACCACGCCGACTGCTTCACCTGCCGCACCTGCCACCAGCGCCTGGCCGGGCAGCGCTACTACCAAAGGGACGGGCGCCCCACGTGCGACGCCTGCTACCAG GCCACGCTGGAGAAATGCGCCAAGTGCCAGGGGCTGATCTCGGAGCACATCGTGCGTGCCATGGGCAAGGGCTTCCACCCCAGCTGCTTCGCCTGCACCGCCTGCGGCCAGGCCATCGGCACCGAGAGCTTTGCCGTGGATGAGCGGGACGAGGTGTACTGCGTGGCTGACTTCTACAG GAAATATGCCCCAGTGTGCGGTGCCTGCAAGCTCCCCATCATCCCCAGTGAGGACCAGGACACCTACAAGATCGAGTGCCTGGGACGCAGCTTTCATGAGAGCTGCTACCGCTGCGAG AGCTGTGGGACACCCCTGTCGCCGGAGCCGACGGAGGATGGGTGCTACCCCCTGGGCCAGCACCTCCTCTGCAAGTCCTGCCACGTCCGCCGGCGGAACGAGTCCTCCTGCTAA
- the FBLIM1 gene encoding filamin-binding LIM protein 1 isoform X2 — MLPGKAEKRMASSVFITLVPPRREAATKERPQPGVSPPVPEGTHRPRASLPQPLALPNGESCPRSPPAPVPSSSPVLILSEVPQPLSAEALGPALQQLDLAAPATLQAPSAFPAELRPPKFCQEQADKPPWQDANGHLERDGSRDICAFCHKAVGPREPTVEAMRKQYHADCFTCRTCHQRLAGQRYYQRDGRPTCDACYQATLEKCAKCQGLISEHIVRAMGKGFHPSCFACTACGQAIGTESFAVDERDEVYCVADFYRKYAPVCGACKLPIIPSEDQDTYKIECLGRSFHESCYRCESCGTPLSPEPTEDGCYPLGQHLLCKSCHVRRRNESSC; from the exons ATGCTCCCCGGGAAAGCGGAGAAGAGGATGGCTTCATCCGTGTTCATCACCCTGGTGCCCCCGCGGAGGGAGGCAGCCACCAAGGAACGGCCCCAACCGGGGGTGTCACCCCCCGTCCCTGAGGGCACCCATCGCCCCCGGGCATCCCTGCCACAGCCTCTGGCTTTGCCCAACGGAG aaagctgcccTCGGTCCCCACCAGCGCCCGTGCCTTCGTCCTCACCGGTCCTCATCCTCTCCGAAGTGCCCCAGCCCTTGTCCGCGGAGGCGCTGGGTCCggcgctgcagcagctggaCCTCGCAGCGCCTGCCACCCTGCAG GCTccttctgccttccctgctgaGCTGAGGCCGCCCAAATTTTGCCAGGAGCAAGCAGACAAGCCGCCGTGGCAGGATGCGAACGGGCACCTGGAGAGGGATGGCTCCAGAG ACATCTGCGCCTTCTGCCACAAAGCCGTGGGCCCGCGGGAGCCGACGGTGGAGGCAATGCGGAAGCAGTACCACGCCGACTGCTTCACCTGCCGCACCTGCCACCAGCGCCTGGCCGGGCAGCGCTACTACCAAAGGGACGGGCGCCCCACGTGCGACGCCTGCTACCAG GCCACGCTGGAGAAATGCGCCAAGTGCCAGGGGCTGATCTCGGAGCACATCGTGCGTGCCATGGGCAAGGGCTTCCACCCCAGCTGCTTCGCCTGCACCGCCTGCGGCCAGGCCATCGGCACCGAGAGCTTTGCCGTGGATGAGCGGGACGAGGTGTACTGCGTGGCTGACTTCTACAG GAAATATGCCCCAGTGTGCGGTGCCTGCAAGCTCCCCATCATCCCCAGTGAGGACCAGGACACCTACAAGATCGAGTGCCTGGGACGCAGCTTTCATGAGAGCTGCTACCGCTGCGAG AGCTGTGGGACACCCCTGTCGCCGGAGCCGACGGAGGATGGGTGCTACCCCCTGGGCCAGCACCTCCTCTGCAAGTCCTGCCACGTCCGCCGGCGGAACGAGTCCTCCTGCTAA
- the TMEM82 gene encoding transmembrane protein 82, whose translation MFSLGSWLLVWPRLAWGWALLDALLQGLVGACAVSVLCSLLKVYLYIQCLNDPARQELKAAIGAQRQVLELLQVLVLTGVLALVGSRVAALVVLEFSLRAVSALLSLGKGTHSSQLLVLCQYSLGCGVSCGLSFLLEGAPHRTSNLALAAGLAGLLAVHARRLALHTCSLYELHSRQRYCGVCMLLLTAGHRIPRLLRKALVITFTVADLAAVSLINRDFLSTAEAVRFWTPLTICYTLLVIYMQEEQRPSAGGQAVYQMVLVRMGGLFILLLTVGCWTDILHILLSLLGELWCLLRAGVLLEACRRQDFTQQGSS comes from the exons ATGTTCTCCCTGGGGTCCTGGCTGCTGGTGTGGCCCAGGCTGGCgtggggctgggctctgctggatGCGCTGCTGCAAG GGCTGGTTGGTGCCTGTGCTGTCTCggtgctctgcagcctcctgaagGTTTATCTCTACATCCAGTGTCTGAA CGACCCAGCGAGGCAGGAGCTGAAGGCAGCAATCGGGGCACAGCggcaggtgctggagctgctgcaggtgctggtgcTGACAGGCGTCTTGGCACTGGTGGGCTCCCGTGTGGCCGCGCTGGTGGTGCTCGAGTTCTCCCTGCGTGCCGTGTCCGCCCTCCTCTCCCTCGGCAAg GGCACCCACAGCAGCCAGCTTCTCGTGCTGTGCCAGTACTCGCTGGGCTGCGGCGTGTCCTGCGGCCTCAGCTTCCTGCTGGAAGGGGCTCCCCACAGGACGAGCAACCTGGCACtggcggcggggctggcggggctgcTGGCCGTGCACGCCCGGCGCTTGGCGCTCCACACCTGCAGCCTCTACGAGCTGCACAGCCGGCAGCGCTACTGCGGCGTCTGCATGCTGCTCCTCACCGCCGGCCACCGCATCCCCCGGCTGCTGCGCAAAGCCCTGGTCATCACCTTCACCGTGGCCGACCTGGCCGCCGTCTCCCTCATCAACCGCGATTTCCTCTCCACGGCGGAGGCCGTCCGCTTCTGGACGCCGCTCACCATCTGCTACACGCTGCTGGTCATCTACATGCAAG AGGAGCAGCGGCCGAGCGCAGGCGGGCAGGCGGTCTACCAGATGGTGCTGGTGCGCATGGGCGgcctcttcatcctcctcctcaccGTGGGCTGCTGGACAGACATCCTCCACATCCTCCTCTCGCTGCTGGGCGAGCTCTGGTGCCTGCTCCGTGCTGGCGTCCTGCTGGAAGCGTGCCGGCGGCAG GATTTCACCCAGCAGGGATCGTCCTGA
- the SLC25A34 gene encoding solute carrier family 25 member 34: MAAGTGTLAPFPAALPEFPCPPQSRAPSPQGSPAGGVPPAADLVLGAAAGCMACVLTNPLEVVKTRLQLQGELRAPGTYPRPYRGVLRAAGAVCRADGLRGLQKGLAAGLLYQGLMNGVRFYCYSCALAAGWTGWPGGTVVAGAVAGAVGAFVGSPAYLVKTHLQAQTLAAVAVGHQHNHESISSAFESIYRQHGVAGLWRGVSGAVPRVAVGSAAQLATFASAKDWVCQHQWFGEGSWATVLAGGMVSGVAVAVTMTPFDVVSTRLYNQPVDADGTGKLYRGFWDCFVQISSKEGLLGLYKGIGAVYLRLGPHTVLSLFFWDELRKMVQQQPPPGP; the protein is encoded by the exons ATGGCGGCGGGCACCGGCACCCTCGCCCCCTTCCCCGCCGCCCTGCCCGAATTCCCCTGTCCCCCCCAAAGCagagccccgagcccccaggGCTCCCCGGCCGGGGGGGTTCCGCCGGCGGCCgacctggtgctgggggccgcGGCCGGCTGCATGGCCTGCGTGCTCACCAACCCGCTGGAGGTGGTCAAGACgcggctgcagctgcagggcgAGCTGCGCGCCCCCGGCACCTACCCCCGGCCCTACCGGGGCGTgctgcgggcggcgggggccgtCTGCAGGGCCGAcgggctgcgggggctgcagAAGGGCCTGGCCGCCGGCCTCCTCTACCAGGGGCTGATGAACGGCGTCCGCTTCTACTGCTACTCCTGCGCCCTGGCCGCCGGCTGGACGGGGTGGCCCGGTGGCACCGTGGTCGCTGGGGCGGTGGCCGGGGCCGTGGGGGCCTTCGTGGGCAGCCCCGCGTACCTG GTCAAGACCCACCTCCAGGCCCAGACGCTGGCGGCCGTGGCCGTGGGCCACCAGCACAACCACGAG AGCATCTCGAGTGCCTTCGAGAGCATCTACAGGCAGCACGGTGTGGCGGGGCTGTGGCGGGGAGTGTCGGGCGCCGTGCCTCGCGTGGCCGTGGGCTCGGCCGCGCAGCTCGCCACCTTCGCCTCCGCCAAGGACTGGGTCTGCCAGCACCAG TGGTTCGGGGAGGGCAGCTGGGCCACGGTGCTGGCGGGGGGCATGGTGAGTGGCGTGGCCGTGGCGGTGACGATGACGCCTTTCGATGTAGTCAGCACCCGCCTCTACAACCAGCCCGTGGACGCTGACGGCACG GGCAAGCTGTACCGGGGGTTTTGGGACTGCTTTGTGCAGATCTCCAGCAaggaggggctgctgggctTGTACAAGGGCATCGGCGCTGTCTACCTCCGCCTCGGCCCCCACACCGTGCTCAGCCTCTTCTTTTGGGACGAGCTCAGGAAGatggtgcagcagcagccacccccagGGCCGTAG